The proteins below are encoded in one region of Rhododendron vialii isolate Sample 1 chromosome 7a, ASM3025357v1:
- the LOC131334815 gene encoding uncharacterized protein LOC131334815, whose product MEDFEKKVTLTDSDSMEVVVDDCGDSSKTVNLLRRFLEIQQRRALAYAKLKKGFTDYLGSGGESAYQQLCSEITGEFNECSKQVLELESLFLRPDCFRDDLARLLKAVQAQEKQKLHLTATIQVLKKAGRPSERLVSHANCRFKKPMQHECVHVHEITEAAGTEEAEADAEYDNALKEAIRGVQDAVTTINEHLEEIRYEIAALEAE is encoded by the exons ATGGAAGATTTCGAGAAGAAGGTGACGTTAACGGATTCAGATTCAATGGAGGTGGTTGTTGATGACTGCGGCGATTCCTCGAAAACCGTGAATCTTCTTCGCAGGTTCCTTGAAATTCAGCAGCGAAGAGCCCTAGCTTATGCAAAGCTTAAAAA GGGGTTTACGGACTATTTGGGATCGGGAGGGGAATCAGCTTACCAACAGCTTTGCAGCGAAATCACTGGTGAATTCAACGAGTGCTCAAAACAA GTCCTTGAATTGGAGTCACTGTTTCTGAGACCTGATTGCTTCCGAGATGATCTAGCTCGTCTTCTCAAAGCAGTTCAAGCACAGGAAAAACAGAAACTTCATCTG ACGGCCACAATTCAAGTGTTGAAGAAGGCAGGTCGTCCCTCAGAACGTTTGGTGAGCCACGCGAACTGCAGATTTAAGAAGCCAATGCAGCATGAGTGTGTGCACGTTCATGAGATAACTGAAGCAGCTGGTACTGAAGAAGCCGAGGCAGATGCAGAGTACGACAATGCTCTTAAAGAGGCCATTAGAGGCGTGCAGGATGCAGTGACCACCATAAATGAACATTTGGAGGAAATTAGGTATGAGATTGCAGCGCTGGAGGCTGAATGA
- the LOC131334814 gene encoding uncharacterized protein LOC131334814: MRKKLDTRFPAARIKKIMQADEDVGKIAMAVPVLVSKALELFLQDLCDRTYDITLQRGAKTMNSLHLKHCVQSYNVFDFLREVVSKVPDYGQADSASAEDRTMPKRRKAGGDEYNNSDEESKRSRMHDVGHTSSSGRGRGRGRGRGRGRGRVSNREQNVEIDPCTPSQPSSKQIPSPGKPMDDDLESKEMPKENANVSDGGNPAVQTVDTKAEMGENVDKSSNAAAAAAAPSSSVGPSEGKSKDYPGWPLSEMDRMAFDPLHLAQLNKRLEEDEEDYDEEE; the protein is encoded by the exons ATGAGGAAGAAGCTCGATACCCGCTTTCCCGCt GctcggattaaaaaaataatgcaagCTGATGAGGATGTTGGAAAGATTGCTATGGCAGTGCCTGTTTTAGTTT CCAAAGCATTGGAGTTATTTCTGCAAGACCTTTGCGACCGGACATATGATATTACCCTTCAGCGAGGAGCGAAGACTATGAACTCGTTACATCT AAAACATTGCGTACAAAGCTATAACGTGTTTGATTTTCTGAGGGAAGTTGTTAGCAAGGTTCCTGACTATGGTCAGGCTGATTCTGCTTCTGCTGAGGACCGAACCATGCCAAAGAGAAG GAAAGCTGGAGGCGATGAATACAATAATAGTGATGAAGAGTCAAAGAGGAGTCGGATG CATGATGTCGGCCATACAAGCAGCAGTGGCAGGGGAAGaggaaggggaagaggaagaggtcGTGGCCGGGGACGAGTTTCAAACCGAGAGCAAAATGTTGAAATCGACCCTTGCACTCCTTCTCAGCCCAGCAGCAAGCAAATTCCCAGTCCTGGGAAGCCAATGGATGATGATTTGGAGTCAAAGGAAATGCCAAAGGAGAATGCCAATGTCTCTGATGGTGGCAATCCAGCTGTTCAAACTGTCGATACAAAAGCTGAAATGGGTGAGAATGTAGATAAATCATCCAacgcagcagcagcagcagcagccccCTCCTCATCGGTAGGGCCCTCGGAGGGTAAAAGCAAAGACTATCCTGGGTGGCCACTTTCCGAGATGGACCGAATGGCCTTTGACCCTCTTCACCTAGCACAACTCAATAAGAGATTGGAGGAGGACGAAGAAGATTACGACGAAGAGGAGTAG